A window from Bosea sp. ANAM02 encodes these proteins:
- a CDS encoding EAL domain-containing protein: MTGALKRLVATGGRKQDEGIDLTGYTLLVSSLFSSPASIIPGGIAGILTPFLCWISTGMDIFMSLTILVTLIVILRIMTVVAYRRRNHAQDSYAETRRWDRDYFLGATVFSAALGYSCYVALVQTDDPAAHITSVASTIALASGYVARNAGRPKFVAVQLLTFCIPMAIGLIGAHNPYYRYIGYFAFLYVAANIAITNSLHRNLLALSDANKQSKALASALHSQNLTLDAALNTMIDGLAMFDRSLKLAVSNAPHSTLYGLPETLALPGTPLTAIARFLVERQVISQEQLRDIRTALTEVQASQQATSRELVTRGGLVLVVTLAPAAEGGILMLTEDATERKATEARIEQMARFDELTGLANRFEYTTQIGEAFAKLERTGEGFALLYLDLDGFKQVNDSLGHDIGDRVLMETASRLRGAIRGNDMLARFGGDEFLLILPSADHLAVTAIAQRMIDVMSRAFDVDGKTVYVTASIGIAMAPLDGANPADLLRHADTALYKAKSAGRNMLMFFNPAMAEEMMERHEIEVDLRKACTDGSLELYYQPIIDLKTQKIVSREALMRWRHPTRGMVPPGVFIPIAEQSGLIAGMGDWAIRQACRDAAGWEPGIGVSVNVSPLQFREPLRIVESVKQALLASQLESRRLMLEVTESLLIEDDKLALSVLDELRALGVTFALDDFGTGYSSLAYLSTYPFAQVKIDQSFAREVHTNEASKAVIEAVCQLARRLQMNVVVEGIETEQQRIAVQLLGAHRAQGFLFGRPEALASIKGRNGSGNRSVA, translated from the coding sequence ATGACAGGCGCTCTCAAGCGACTGGTGGCGACCGGCGGGCGCAAGCAGGACGAGGGCATCGACCTGACCGGCTATACGCTGCTGGTCAGTTCACTGTTCTCGTCGCCGGCCTCGATCATTCCCGGCGGCATCGCCGGCATCCTGACGCCGTTCCTCTGCTGGATTTCCACCGGCATGGATATCTTCATGAGCCTCACCATCCTGGTGACGCTCATCGTGATCCTGCGCATCATGACGGTGGTGGCCTATCGCCGGCGCAACCATGCGCAGGACAGCTACGCCGAGACCCGCCGCTGGGATCGCGACTACTTCCTCGGCGCCACCGTGTTCAGCGCCGCCCTCGGCTATAGCTGCTATGTCGCGCTGGTTCAGACGGACGATCCTGCCGCCCATATCACCTCGGTCGCCTCCACCATCGCGCTGGCGTCGGGCTATGTCGCGCGCAATGCCGGCAGGCCGAAATTCGTCGCCGTGCAGCTTCTGACCTTCTGCATCCCGATGGCGATCGGCCTGATCGGCGCCCATAACCCCTATTACCGCTATATCGGCTATTTCGCCTTCCTCTACGTGGCGGCCAATATCGCGATCACCAACTCGCTGCACCGCAACCTGCTGGCGCTGAGCGACGCCAACAAGCAATCCAAGGCGTTGGCTTCCGCCCTGCATTCGCAGAACCTGACGCTCGACGCCGCGCTCAACACCATGATCGACGGGCTGGCGATGTTCGACCGCAGCCTCAAGCTCGCGGTCAGCAACGCGCCTCACAGCACGCTCTACGGCCTGCCCGAGACGCTCGCCCTGCCCGGCACGCCGCTGACCGCGATCGCGCGTTTCCTGGTCGAGCGGCAGGTTATCAGCCAGGAGCAGTTGCGCGACATCCGCACGGCGCTGACCGAGGTCCAGGCCAGCCAGCAGGCGACGAGCCGCGAGCTGGTGACGCGGGGCGGGCTCGTGCTGGTCGTGACGCTCGCGCCGGCTGCCGAGGGCGGCATCCTGATGCTCACGGAGGATGCCACCGAGCGCAAGGCGACGGAGGCGCGCATCGAGCAGATGGCGCGTTTCGACGAACTGACCGGGCTCGCGAACCGCTTCGAATATACCACCCAGATCGGGGAGGCCTTCGCCAAGCTGGAGCGCACGGGCGAGGGCTTCGCGCTGCTCTATCTCGATCTCGACGGCTTCAAGCAGGTCAATGACAGCCTGGGCCACGATATCGGCGATCGGGTGCTGATGGAGACCGCGAGCCGCCTGCGCGGCGCGATCCGCGGCAACGACATGCTCGCCCGCTTCGGCGGCGACGAGTTCCTGCTGATCCTGCCGTCGGCGGACCATCTCGCCGTCACCGCCATCGCGCAGCGGATGATCGACGTGATGTCGCGGGCGTTCGATGTCGACGGCAAGACCGTCTACGTGACGGCGAGCATCGGCATCGCGATGGCTCCGCTCGACGGTGCCAATCCGGCCGACCTGCTGCGTCATGCCGATACGGCGCTCTACAAGGCCAAGTCCGCCGGCCGGAACATGCTGATGTTCTTCAACCCGGCCATGGCCGAGGAGATGATGGAGCGGCACGAGATCGAGGTCGACCTGCGCAAGGCCTGCACCGACGGCTCGCTCGAGCTCTACTACCAGCCGATCATCGACCTGAAGACCCAGAAGATCGTGTCGCGCGAGGCGCTGATGCGCTGGCGCCATCCCACCCGCGGCATGGTGCCGCCGGGCGTGTTCATCCCGATCGCCGAGCAGTCCGGCCTGATCGCCGGCATGGGCGACTGGGCGATCCGCCAGGCCTGTCGCGACGCCGCAGGCTGGGAGCCAGGCATCGGCGTTTCCGTCAACGTCTCGCCGCTGCAGTTCCGCGAGCCGCTCCGGATCGTCGAGTCGGTCAAGCAAGCCCTTCTCGCCTCGCAGCTCGAATCACGGCGCCTGATGCTCGAAGTCACGGAATCGCTGTTGATCGAGGATGACAAGCTGGCGCTTTCGGTGCTCGATGAATTGCGGGCGCTCGGCGTGACCTTTGCGCTCGACGATTTCGGCACGGGCTATTCCTCGCTCGCCTATCTCTCGACCTATCCGTTCGCGCAGGTGAAGATCGACCAGAGCTTCGCGCGCGAGGTGCACACCAACGAGGCCTCGAAGGCCGTTATCGAGGCGGTCTGCCAATTGGCGCGCCGCCTGCAGATGAATGTCGTGGTCGAGGGCATCGAAACCGAGCAGCAGCGCATCGCCGTCCAGCTGCTCGGCGCCCACCGCGCCCAGGGCTTCCTGTTCGGCCGCCCGGAAGCGCTGGCCAGCATCAAGGGCCGCAACGGCAGCGGCAATCGCAGCGTCGCCTGA
- a CDS encoding FAD-dependent oxidoreductase, with protein MSDGTAKAARPAALTPDICVIGAGANGIALAIAAAAFGVPVVLIERDATGGDQGPLAVRALIEVGVRAQALRDAGRFGLPAAEPQPNAAQIHDHVQRALATDRANHAAERLATLGITVIRGEARFTSRSTVTVEGQPIKARRFVIATGARTIPPAMEGFDAVPVLLESDLAGLTRLPERPIVLGGAGAALAQALHRLGCTVNLVAPDGLLAGHDAEAATILRRRLLREELALHENGEPLRAERTRSGLRLVLSSPAGETMIEGSHLILCGPRRPAIEELDLDLAGIRHDGSGITVDRSLRTSNRRVHALGACAGGAATAPSDRAGEDHVGPVLRSILFRQPMKIDPASEPRVAWSRPQVASLGLSEAEARKAAGTIQVLRWPFSENAAAQAAGETEGFVKAIVDRKGHIRGVTIVGEDASELIAPWCIAMRAGLGIGTMAGMPLPAGARSDASRRAALSFHAASTTRPGLRRLIGFLRRFG; from the coding sequence GTGAGCGACGGCACAGCCAAGGCGGCGAGACCAGCCGCGTTGACACCCGATATCTGCGTCATCGGCGCGGGCGCGAACGGCATCGCACTGGCGATCGCGGCGGCGGCCTTCGGCGTTCCCGTCGTCCTGATCGAGCGAGACGCCACCGGCGGCGACCAGGGGCCGCTCGCCGTTCGCGCGTTGATCGAGGTTGGAGTGCGCGCGCAAGCGCTGCGCGATGCCGGACGCTTCGGCCTTCCAGCCGCCGAGCCGCAGCCGAATGCGGCTCAGATCCATGACCATGTCCAGCGAGCGCTGGCCACCGACCGGGCCAATCACGCAGCCGAGCGACTGGCCACGCTCGGTATCACCGTCATCCGGGGCGAGGCCCGCTTCACCAGCCGCAGCACGGTCACCGTCGAAGGACAGCCGATCAAGGCCCGCCGCTTCGTCATCGCCACCGGCGCGCGCACCATTCCGCCCGCGATGGAGGGGTTCGATGCGGTTCCGGTTCTGCTGGAGAGCGACCTTGCCGGCCTGACCCGGCTGCCGGAACGACCGATCGTACTGGGCGGTGCAGGCGCCGCCCTGGCGCAGGCCCTGCATCGGCTCGGCTGCACGGTGAACCTCGTCGCTCCCGATGGCCTGCTGGCGGGACATGACGCTGAAGCGGCAACCATCCTGCGTCGCCGCCTGCTGCGCGAGGAATTGGCGCTTCACGAGAACGGCGAGCCGCTGCGGGCGGAGCGCACGCGCTCCGGGCTTCGCCTCGTCCTGTCCTCGCCTGCCGGCGAGACGATGATCGAGGGCTCGCATCTCATCCTCTGCGGCCCGCGCCGGCCTGCGATCGAGGAGCTCGACCTCGATCTCGCCGGCATCCGCCACGATGGCTCCGGCATCACCGTCGACCGCAGCCTGCGGACGAGCAATCGCCGCGTCCATGCTCTGGGAGCCTGTGCAGGCGGCGCTGCAACCGCCCCCTCCGATCGGGCCGGCGAAGACCATGTCGGGCCCGTACTGCGGAGCATCCTGTTCCGTCAGCCGATGAAGATCGATCCGGCAAGCGAGCCACGCGTCGCCTGGAGCCGGCCGCAGGTCGCCTCGCTCGGGTTGTCGGAGGCTGAGGCCCGCAAGGCAGCAGGGACGATACAGGTGCTGCGCTGGCCGTTCTCCGAGAACGCCGCCGCGCAGGCGGCCGGCGAGACGGAGGGCTTCGTCAAGGCGATCGTCGACCGGAAGGGCCATATCCGCGGCGTCACCATCGTCGGCGAAGACGCCAGCGAATTGATCGCGCCGTGGTGCATCGCGATGCGCGCCGGGCTCGGCATCGGCACCATGGCCGGCATGCCGCTGCCGGCCGGTGCCCGCTCGGATGCATCGCGGCGTGCCGCGCTTTCCTTCCACGCGGCTTCGACCACGCGGCCCGGCCTGCGCCGCCTCATCGGCTTTCTGCGGCGTTTCGGCTAA
- a CDS encoding HAMP domain-containing sensor histidine kinase: MHAPKPALSVSQPRGLTRLGLSAKLLLVTVLFVMLAEVLIYLPSIANFRRNWLHDRIAAAQVAALVLEGAPEDGLPEGSENRLLMGVGARAIAARVGGARRLLSLDSMPPPEVSRSVDLRNLSWVNAIEEALSVLVSPATMPIRVVGEAVGGADFVEIVIDEAPLRRAMLKFSWSLLLISLLLTGLTALAVYIALNALIIGPIRHLAANVMEFEADPENPRRIIEPSLRADEIGEAERALARMEATLADELRTKKHLAELGLAVSKINHDLRNMLAAAQLMSDQLIETRDAKIRRFAPRLIATLGRAIDFCQATLAYGRAAEATPAIRDVALRQLVAEQAEMLGLGEGKQPRFENRVPPELSAPCDPDQMARVLTNLMRNAIQALTRAGPDPGDMPVLTVTAGPENGSVALRVIDNGPGVPERARANLFQAFRGSVTPGGTGLGLAVAAELVRLHGGSIALESSDTGAVFAVMLPARRANGH; encoded by the coding sequence ATGCATGCTCCGAAGCCAGCCCTGTCGGTCAGCCAACCGCGCGGCCTCACGCGCCTCGGCCTTTCGGCCAAGCTGCTGCTCGTCACCGTGCTCTTCGTCATGCTGGCGGAGGTGCTGATCTATCTGCCCTCGATCGCGAATTTCCGGCGCAACTGGCTGCATGACCGGATCGCGGCGGCGCAGGTGGCCGCGCTGGTGCTTGAGGGCGCGCCGGAGGATGGCCTGCCCGAGGGTAGCGAGAACCGCCTGCTGATGGGCGTCGGTGCCCGCGCGATCGCCGCACGCGTCGGCGGAGCGCGGCGCCTGCTCAGCCTCGATTCGATGCCGCCGCCGGAGGTCTCGCGCTCGGTCGACCTGCGCAACCTGAGCTGGGTGAACGCCATCGAGGAAGCACTTTCCGTGCTCGTCTCGCCCGCGACCATGCCGATCCGCGTGGTCGGCGAGGCTGTCGGCGGCGCCGATTTCGTCGAGATCGTCATCGACGAGGCGCCGCTGCGCCGGGCGATGCTGAAATTCTCCTGGAGCCTGCTGCTGATCTCGCTGCTGCTCACAGGCCTCACCGCGCTCGCCGTCTATATCGCGCTCAATGCGCTGATCATCGGGCCGATCCGGCATCTCGCCGCCAATGTCATGGAATTCGAGGCCGACCCGGAAAATCCCCGGCGGATCATCGAGCCTTCGCTGCGCGCCGACGAGATCGGCGAGGCGGAGCGCGCGCTCGCCCGCATGGAGGCGACGCTGGCCGACGAATTGCGCACCAAGAAGCACCTCGCCGAGCTCGGCCTCGCCGTTTCCAAGATCAATCACGACCTGCGCAACATGCTGGCGGCAGCGCAGCTCATGTCCGACCAGTTGATCGAGACCCGCGACGCCAAGATCCGCCGCTTTGCGCCGCGCCTGATCGCGACGCTGGGGCGCGCCATCGATTTCTGCCAGGCGACCCTCGCCTATGGTCGCGCCGCCGAGGCGACGCCCGCGATCCGGGACGTCGCGCTGCGGCAGCTCGTCGCCGAACAGGCCGAGATGCTCGGTCTCGGCGAGGGCAAGCAGCCGCGCTTCGAGAACCGGGTGCCGCCCGAACTCTCCGCTCCCTGCGACCCCGACCAGATGGCGCGCGTGCTGACCAACCTGATGCGCAACGCGATCCAGGCGCTGACGCGGGCAGGCCCCGATCCGGGCGACATGCCCGTGCTGACGGTCACGGCCGGGCCGGAGAACGGTTCGGTGGCACTGCGCGTCATCGACAACGGACCCGGCGTGCCCGAGCGGGCGCGGGCCAACCTGTTCCAGGCCTTCCGCGGTTCGGTGACGCCGGGCGGCACCGGGCTTGGGCTGGCCGTCGCGGCCGAGCTGGTCCGGCTTCATGGCGGCTCGATCGCGCTCGAATCGTCCGATACCGGCGCCGTGTTCGCAGTCATGCTGCCAGCGCGGCGCGCCAACGGGCATTGA
- a CDS encoding helix-turn-helix transcriptional regulator, whose product MLSHDQIWGAIDTLAQRYGFTASGLARKAGLDATTFNRSKRVAPDGRERWPSTESISKILAATGASFDEFMSVVLRREPAPARTIPLIGFAQAGSGGFFDDGGFPVGTGWEEVAFPGVADEKAYALEISGDSMLPLYRDGDTIIVSPTATVRRGDRVVVKTVEGEVLAKQLKRQTAKTVELASLNPEHADRVLNNTEIAFMARVIWASQ is encoded by the coding sequence ATGCTGTCACATGACCAGATCTGGGGGGCGATCGACACGCTCGCACAGCGCTACGGCTTCACCGCCTCGGGGCTGGCCCGCAAGGCCGGGCTCGATGCCACCACCTTCAACCGCTCCAAGCGCGTCGCGCCCGACGGGCGCGAGCGCTGGCCCTCGACCGAATCGATCTCCAAGATCCTGGCCGCGACCGGCGCCTCCTTCGACGAGTTTATGAGCGTGGTGCTGCGTCGGGAGCCCGCGCCGGCGCGCACGATTCCCCTGATCGGCTTCGCCCAGGCGGGCTCCGGCGGCTTCTTCGACGATGGCGGCTTTCCGGTCGGGACGGGCTGGGAGGAGGTCGCCTTTCCGGGCGTCGCCGACGAGAAGGCCTATGCGCTCGAAATCTCCGGCGATTCGATGCTGCCGCTCTATCGCGACGGCGACACCATCATCGTCTCGCCGACCGCGACGGTTCGGCGCGGCGACCGCGTCGTGGTCAAGACGGTGGAGGGCGAGGTGCTGGCCAAGCAGCTCAAGCGCCAGACGGCCAAGACGGTCGAGCTCGCCTCGCTCAACCCGGAGCATGCCGACCGCGTGCTGAACAATACCGAGATCGCCTTCATGGCGCGGGTGATCTGGGCGAGCCAGTAG
- a CDS encoding DUF952 domain-containing protein produces MPLIYKICPDALWSEAEAKGRFDGAPIDLADGYIHFSTGAQVAETAAKHFAGQERLLLIAIDDGRLGSELRYEPSRGGALFPHLYASLDPKVVRWIAPMLLKADGSHTLPETLA; encoded by the coding sequence GTGCCCCTGATCTACAAGATATGCCCTGACGCGCTCTGGTCGGAAGCCGAGGCCAAGGGCCGCTTCGACGGCGCCCCGATCGATCTCGCCGACGGCTACATTCATTTTTCCACGGGCGCGCAGGTCGCCGAGACCGCCGCGAAGCACTTCGCCGGGCAGGAGAGGCTCCTCCTCATCGCCATCGACGACGGGCGCCTCGGCTCCGAATTGCGCTACGAACCCTCGCGCGGCGGAGCCTTGTTCCCGCATCTCTATGCTTCGCTCGATCCGAAGGTCGTCCGCTGGATCGCGCCCATGCTGTTGAAAGCCGACGGCAGCCACACCCTTCCGGAGACGCTCGCATGA
- a CDS encoding quinone-dependent dihydroorotate dehydrogenase → MIGGLFNLARPLIHRMDAETAHRLTVAALATAPAMKPGPDDPVLATEAFGLSFSNPVGLAAGFDKNAEAVDGALGLGFGFVEVGGVTPLPQPGNPRPRVFRLLEDEAVINRYGLNSEGMEAVAKRLGGRLRRNGLVGVNLGANKESADRAADYATLARRLAPLADFLTINVSSPNTPGLRDLQAESALDDLVARTLAARDEVATIGQRTPVLIKIAPDLTLPELDGMIAVARKRNIDGLIVSNTTIARPDSLRSASKGETGGLSGKPLFTASTRILAEAFLRVEGQFPLVGVGGVDSAEAAFAKIRAGATLVQFYSAMVFKGPGLAREIKSGLATRARRAGLTRLTALIGRDAAAIARGERL, encoded by the coding sequence ATGATCGGTGGCCTGTTCAACCTCGCCCGGCCGTTGATCCACCGCATGGATGCGGAGACGGCGCATCGCCTGACCGTCGCGGCGCTGGCCACCGCGCCCGCCATGAAGCCGGGGCCGGACGATCCCGTGCTCGCGACCGAGGCGTTCGGGCTGTCCTTCTCCAATCCGGTCGGCCTCGCGGCCGGCTTCGACAAGAATGCGGAAGCCGTCGATGGCGCGCTCGGGCTCGGCTTCGGCTTCGTCGAGGTCGGCGGCGTGACGCCATTGCCGCAGCCCGGCAACCCGCGTCCGCGCGTCTTCCGGCTGCTGGAGGACGAAGCCGTCATCAACCGCTACGGCCTCAACAGCGAGGGCATGGAGGCCGTGGCGAAGCGGCTCGGGGGCCGCCTGCGCCGCAACGGGCTCGTCGGCGTCAATCTCGGCGCCAACAAGGAATCGGCCGACCGCGCCGCCGATTACGCCACGCTGGCGCGGCGGCTCGCCCCCCTCGCCGATTTCCTGACGATCAACGTCTCCTCGCCGAACACGCCCGGCCTGCGCGACCTGCAGGCGGAAAGCGCGCTCGACGATCTCGTGGCGCGCACGCTCGCGGCCCGAGACGAGGTCGCTACGATTGGCCAGCGCACGCCGGTCCTGATCAAGATCGCTCCGGACCTGACCTTGCCCGAGCTCGACGGCATGATCGCCGTCGCGCGCAAGCGCAATATCGACGGGCTGATCGTCTCGAACACCACGATCGCGCGCCCGGACAGCTTGCGCAGTGCCAGCAAGGGCGAGACCGGCGGGCTTTCCGGCAAGCCGCTCTTCACCGCCTCGACCCGCATCCTGGCCGAAGCCTTCCTGCGCGTCGAAGGGCAGTTCCCGCTGGTCGGCGTCGGCGGCGTCGATTCGGCTGAAGCCGCCTTCGCCAAGATCCGCGCCGGAGCGACGCTGGTGCAGTTCTATTCCGCGATGGTGTTCAAGGGGCCGGGGCTCGCGAGGGAGATCAAGAGCGGTCTCGCCACGCGGGCGCGGCGCGCCGGTCTGACGCGCCTCACCGCCCTGATCGGGCGCGATGCAGCGGCGATCGCGCGCGGCGAAAGGCTGTAA